A single Polynucleobacter acidiphobus DNA region contains:
- a CDS encoding propionate--CoA ligase: MSTGYKSFHENSIRDPKSFWSEQAKLVDWHQPFSQVLDYSNPPFAKWFVGGQTNLCHNAVDRHLKDRANQIALVAVSTETNQEQAYTFAELHDEVNRMAAILQANGVKKGDRVLIYMPMIAQACFAMLACTRIGAIHSVVFGGFASHSLASRIDDAKPKMIITAEAGMRGGKAVPYKPLLDEAITLSTAKPEKVLIVNRGLSEYTTVANRDLDYATEREKHLNTKVPVEWVDATHPSYILYTSGTTGKPKGVQRDTGGYAVALASSMRLIFGGNPGETMFTTSDIGWVVGHSYIIYGPLINGMATIMYEGTPLRPDAGIWWSLVEKYKVSVMFSAPTAVRVLKKQDPAFLSKYNLSTLRTLFLAGEPLDEPTASWIHDALKKPVVDNYWQTETGWPILAIQRGVEVMPHKFGSPGVPVYGYNMKLLDEATGAELGPDQKGVVAIEGPLPPGCMQTVWGDDQRFIKTYWETVPGKMVYSTFDWAIKDKDGYFFILGRTDDVINVAGHRLGTREIEESISSHANVAEVAVVGVEDQLKGQVAIGFVIAKDPSKTETMEAEVMKTVDSQLGAVARPARVYLVSALPKTRSGKIVRRALQAVAEGRDPGDISTMEDQSVLAQIKQVIGK, translated from the coding sequence ATGAGTACTGGCTACAAATCATTTCATGAGAACTCCATTCGGGATCCAAAATCATTTTGGTCCGAGCAGGCCAAATTAGTTGATTGGCATCAGCCGTTTTCACAAGTCCTCGATTATTCCAATCCACCGTTTGCGAAGTGGTTTGTCGGTGGGCAAACCAATTTGTGCCATAACGCCGTTGATCGGCATTTGAAGGATCGCGCTAACCAAATCGCACTGGTTGCAGTCTCCACCGAAACCAATCAGGAGCAGGCCTACACATTTGCAGAGCTGCACGATGAGGTCAATCGCATGGCTGCGATCTTGCAAGCCAATGGTGTGAAGAAGGGCGATCGTGTTTTGATCTACATGCCAATGATCGCGCAAGCCTGCTTTGCAATGCTCGCCTGTACCCGCATCGGTGCGATTCACTCGGTGGTGTTTGGGGGATTTGCATCGCATAGTTTGGCTTCCCGGATCGATGATGCGAAGCCCAAGATGATCATTACTGCCGAAGCCGGAATGCGCGGTGGCAAGGCGGTGCCTTACAAGCCACTCCTAGATGAGGCGATCACACTATCAACCGCTAAGCCTGAGAAGGTATTGATTGTGAACCGTGGTCTCTCGGAATACACCACCGTGGCCAACCGCGATTTGGATTACGCCACTGAGCGTGAGAAGCATCTCAATACCAAGGTTCCCGTCGAGTGGGTCGATGCAACCCATCCCTCCTATATTTTGTATACCTCGGGCACCACTGGCAAACCCAAGGGTGTTCAGCGGGATACCGGTGGGTATGCCGTTGCACTGGCAAGCTCGATGCGCCTTATCTTTGGTGGTAATCCAGGTGAGACCATGTTTACCACCTCCGACATTGGTTGGGTGGTAGGCCATAGCTACATTATCTATGGGCCATTGATTAATGGCATGGCCACCATCATGTACGAGGGCACACCCTTGCGCCCTGATGCGGGTATTTGGTGGAGCTTGGTTGAGAAGTACAAGGTATCGGTGATGTTCTCTGCCCCCACCGCAGTGCGGGTGCTCAAGAAACAGGACCCTGCCTTCCTCAGTAAATACAATCTATCAACACTGCGCACTCTGTTCTTGGCCGGTGAGCCGCTCGATGAACCAACGGCATCGTGGATTCATGATGCACTGAAGAAGCCAGTGGTGGATAACTACTGGCAGACCGAGACCGGTTGGCCGATTTTGGCGATTCAACGAGGCGTTGAGGTGATGCCACATAAATTTGGCTCGCCCGGTGTGCCGGTGTATGGCTACAACATGAAACTCCTCGATGAAGCAACCGGTGCCGAGTTGGGTCCTGATCAAAAGGGCGTGGTTGCGATTGAAGGGCCATTGCCACCCGGATGCATGCAAACGGTATGGGGTGATGATCAACGGTTTATCAAGACGTATTGGGAGACCGTACCTGGCAAGATGGTGTATTCCACCTTTGATTGGGCAATTAAAGATAAGGATGGTTACTTCTTCATCTTGGGCCGTACCGATGATGTGATTAACGTCGCTGGACATCGATTAGGAACACGCGAGATCGAAGAGAGTATCTCAAGCCATGCCAATGTTGCCGAAGTAGCAGTCGTTGGTGTGGAAGATCAACTCAAGGGGCAAGTAGCCATCGGCTTTGTGATCGCAAAAGATCCCAGTAAAACCGAGACCATGGAAGCAGAGGTCATGAAGACCGTTGACTCTCAATTGGGTGCGGTGGCACGACCAGCACGGGTGTACTTGGTGAGTGCATTACCAAAGACGCGTTCGGGCAAGATTGTGCGACGGGCATTGCAAGCGGTTGCAGAAGGGCGCGATCCTGGAGATATCAGCACGATGGAGGATCAATCCGTTCTAGCGCAGATCAAACAGGTGATTGGAAAGTAG
- a CDS encoding transglycosylase SLT domain-containing protein, translated as MMRRSLLLIASAVVLVLSGCASTSPEWSSSTDSRRDPRAAKAPRVDLSKQSVSSIMAPSNDLWIQIRQGFQLPELDSPLVEQQTQWLVKRPDYVDRSMARSSRYLFYIVEEVNRRNMPTEIALLPFVESAFNPEAKSTAKAMGIWQFMPRTGQDFKLTQNVFRDERRDVLQSTNAALDYLQRLYKQFGDWQLALAAYNWGEGNVARAIKRNQAQRKPTDYQSLTMPRETREYVPKLMAYKNIVQNPAAYNIVLPELENHPYFVAIDVTRDIDVDVAAQLAEMSLEDFRNLNPAFNKPVILAATDQQMLLPFARAELFQMNLASYTKPLSSWTALKVTKSETPEQLASRLALNPETIRDVNNIPRGMRIRAGSTLLIPKPPGKESDISEYLAEYGQLKLDKAVPPKPKTSKPAQASAVNKSAPKKAANPKTASTQQKSPSTNTAKSAKTGTSSGSGVSASVKTAP; from the coding sequence ATGATGCGCCGCTCACTCTTACTGATCGCCAGCGCAGTTGTTCTGGTACTGAGCGGTTGCGCCAGCACCTCGCCCGAGTGGTCTTCAAGCACTGATTCAAGGCGTGATCCGCGGGCTGCCAAAGCACCACGCGTGGATCTCAGTAAGCAATCGGTTAGTAGCATCATGGCGCCCTCGAATGATCTTTGGATCCAGATCCGTCAGGGCTTTCAATTACCCGAGCTCGATAGCCCCTTGGTCGAGCAGCAAACCCAATGGCTTGTAAAGCGCCCCGATTACGTTGATCGCTCAATGGCACGCTCCTCGCGCTACCTCTTTTACATTGTTGAAGAGGTCAATCGTCGCAATATGCCCACCGAGATTGCATTGTTGCCATTTGTCGAAAGTGCCTTCAATCCCGAAGCCAAGTCGACCGCAAAAGCGATGGGGATCTGGCAGTTTATGCCCAGAACCGGCCAAGACTTTAAGTTAACCCAGAATGTATTTCGGGATGAGCGGCGAGATGTCTTGCAATCCACGAACGCCGCTCTCGATTATCTCCAGCGCCTCTATAAACAATTTGGTGATTGGCAACTCGCTCTAGCTGCATACAACTGGGGCGAGGGGAATGTTGCCCGAGCGATTAAGCGCAATCAAGCCCAGCGTAAGCCTACGGATTATCAAAGCCTCACGATGCCGCGCGAGACCCGTGAGTATGTACCCAAGTTGATGGCCTATAAAAACATTGTGCAAAATCCAGCGGCCTACAACATCGTCTTGCCGGAGCTTGAGAACCATCCCTATTTTGTAGCGATTGACGTGACCCGCGATATTGATGTGGATGTTGCCGCCCAATTGGCTGAGATGTCCTTAGAGGATTTTCGTAATCTCAATCCGGCATTTAATAAACCCGTGATCTTGGCCGCAACCGATCAGCAAATGCTCTTGCCCTTTGCGCGTGCTGAACTCTTTCAGATGAATTTGGCCAGTTACACCAAGCCCTTATCGTCATGGACTGCATTGAAGGTCACCAAAAGCGAGACCCCCGAGCAATTGGCAAGCCGATTAGCCTTAAATCCCGAGACCATTCGGGATGTCAATAACATCCCCCGTGGCATGCGGATCCGGGCGGGATCAACCCTTTTAATCCCCAAACCCCCAGGAAAAGAGTCGGATATTTCCGAGTATCTGGCTGAGTATGGGCAATTGAAGCTCGACAAGGCAGTCCCGCCCAAACCCAAGACCAGTAAGCCAGCTCAGGCGAGTGCTGTAAACAAATCGGCCCCCAAAAAGGCCGCTAACCCCAAGACCGCAAGCACTCAGCAAAAATCCCCATCGACAAACACCGCAAAATCAGCGAAAACTGGAACTAGCTCCGGCTCTGGGGTAAGTGCCAGTGTAAAAACGGCTCCTTAA
- the gloB gene encoding hydroxyacylglutathione hydrolase, which produces MVSNSLLQVWPIPAFTDNYIWCIHDQQSAILVDPGEAKPAIDYLTQQNLRLTGILITHYHADHIGGLPEILAWANQGGLSVPVYGPAAEDIALRSHALFEGDTVCFNQPAIKLNVLEVPGHTLGHIAYVARSEDNAGQTSKLFCGDTLFASGCGRLFEGTPTQMSSSLAKFLALPPNTLVYCTHEYTLSNIRFALAVEPDNSALIEWSQTADALRKRNQPTVPTTIAHEKRVNPFMRCDQAPVIAAARAQIGQDLKSPAEVLAVVRAWKDRF; this is translated from the coding sequence ATGGTTTCAAATTCCTTATTGCAAGTGTGGCCCATACCTGCCTTTACCGACAACTACATCTGGTGCATTCACGATCAACAGTCGGCTATTTTGGTTGACCCTGGTGAAGCAAAGCCAGCGATTGATTATTTAACCCAACAGAACCTGCGCCTTACCGGAATTCTAATCACTCATTACCACGCTGACCATATTGGTGGATTACCAGAGATCCTCGCGTGGGCAAACCAAGGCGGACTCTCAGTCCCAGTGTATGGCCCTGCAGCTGAGGATATTGCCTTGCGCAGTCACGCACTCTTTGAGGGTGACACCGTCTGCTTTAATCAGCCCGCCATCAAATTAAACGTCCTCGAAGTCCCCGGGCATACCTTGGGTCACATCGCGTATGTGGCACGCAGCGAGGATAACGCTGGACAGACCTCAAAATTATTCTGTGGCGACACTCTCTTTGCTTCAGGCTGCGGACGGCTCTTTGAAGGCACACCCACCCAAATGTCGAGCTCACTAGCCAAGTTCTTGGCCTTACCCCCTAACACCTTGGTTTACTGCACCCACGAGTACACCTTATCCAATATCCGTTTTGCACTCGCGGTTGAGCCAGATAATTCAGCCTTAATCGAGTGGTCGCAAACGGCCGATGCCTTACGTAAGCGTAATCAACCCACGGTACCCACGACGATTGCCCATGAGAAGCGGGTGAATCCATTCATGCGCTGCGATCAAGCCCCAGTCATTGCCGCTGCGCGTGCGCAAATTGGGCAAGACCTCAAAAGTCCCGCAGAGGTTTTGGCGGTCGTGCGGGCGTGGAAGGATCGCTTCTAG
- a CDS encoding class I SAM-dependent methyltransferase, translated as MTPPNVQADTPPESSWETWLQSPPGQYILKSEQELFNQAVVDVFGYYALQIGLPQINTLAENRISLKLMLLPHGIAKADVDLPYQPIEGIPEELPFADQSIDLVVLPHVLEFAQDPHQILREVDRVLMPEGRVVISGFNPASLWGLRQYAGRLIGKNYLPREGQFLSLLRVKDWLKLLDYSLDRGHFACYRLPLRKEKNMARMAFLEKMGNRWWPIFGSVFLISAIKRHPGTRLVGRVPKQALQALPQLNPAAQQTSQRVTEEV; from the coding sequence ATGACCCCACCGAACGTGCAGGCCGATACTCCACCCGAGAGTTCGTGGGAGACGTGGCTGCAATCACCTCCGGGGCAATACATCCTCAAATCCGAGCAAGAGCTCTTTAATCAAGCGGTTGTCGATGTGTTTGGCTACTACGCTTTGCAAATTGGTTTACCGCAAATCAACACCCTTGCAGAAAATCGGATTTCACTAAAGCTGATGCTGCTTCCCCACGGGATTGCGAAAGCCGATGTCGATCTGCCCTATCAACCAATTGAAGGGATTCCGGAAGAATTACCATTTGCTGATCAATCCATTGATTTAGTGGTGCTGCCACATGTCTTGGAATTTGCCCAAGATCCGCACCAGATTCTGCGCGAGGTCGATCGTGTCTTAATGCCCGAGGGCCGCGTTGTGATCTCGGGCTTTAATCCAGCGAGCCTTTGGGGCTTGCGGCAATACGCAGGACGTTTAATTGGTAAAAACTATTTACCGCGTGAGGGTCAGTTCTTAAGTTTGCTGCGCGTGAAAGATTGGTTGAAGTTACTCGACTACTCTCTCGATCGGGGTCACTTTGCTTGCTATCGCCTGCCACTGCGTAAAGAGAAAAATATGGCCCGCATGGCTTTTCTTGAAAAAATGGGGAATCGCTGGTGGCCAATCTTTGGCTCGGTCTTTTTAATCTCGGCAATTAAGCGCCACCCGGGTACCCGTTTGGTAGGACGTGTTCCCAAACAAGCCTTGCAAGCGCTCCCACAACTTAATCCTGCCGCTCAGCAAACTTCCCAACGGGTGACTGAAGAGGTATAA
- the rnhA gene encoding ribonuclease HI produces the protein MSKPHITIYTDGACKGNPGPGGWGVVLRSGAHEKHLHGGAHDTTNNRMEISAVIHALKALKQASVVDLYTDSQYVQKGVSEWLAGWKARGWRTADKSPVKNVDLWQELDALLPLHEIQWHWVRGHNGHPGNELADQLANQGVEAFLSNN, from the coding sequence ATGAGCAAACCCCACATTACGATCTATACCGATGGTGCCTGCAAAGGTAATCCCGGTCCTGGTGGCTGGGGTGTGGTGCTGCGATCAGGGGCGCATGAGAAACATTTGCATGGTGGCGCTCATGACACCACCAACAATCGCATGGAAATTAGCGCGGTGATCCACGCACTCAAGGCCCTCAAGCAAGCCAGCGTGGTGGATCTCTATACCGACTCCCAATACGTCCAAAAAGGAGTGAGTGAGTGGCTTGCTGGTTGGAAGGCACGGGGGTGGAGGACGGCCGACAAATCCCCGGTCAAGAATGTCGATCTTTGGCAAGAGCTCGACGCCCTTTTGCCCCTCCATGAAATTCAGTGGCACTGGGTCCGCGGCCATAACGGCCACCCCGGAAATGAGCTGGCCGATCAACTCGCCAATCAAGGTGTGGAAGCCTTTTTGTCCAATAACTGA
- a CDS encoding efflux RND transporter periplasmic adaptor subunit, translating into MTKPPTFIARVKQTIMAWGCQLVTRLQKIDLKQFLAFLVKRKWWVLAILILIYAGDKAYDHFFPPESKRGGPQTVVTLVLEKQDIPIIIESTGTVVAANIVDVRPQVSNVVKEIHIKEGQEVKKGQLLFTLDDRNDRANYDKAKAVADDAQRQLQRAKELVAQNFISKAGLDTAEANAKSTAATARAAEVQLSFDYIRAPIDGRAGIINVFPGSLVAPGNIVTTASSSTATTALGAMVTITQLDPINVQFIVGEDNIPLLMQSDPANLKVSVTVGDNRTQVYEGKVLVIDNQVDPAIGAVRVKAQIANDKRTLLPGQFARVKLEANTLKDAILVPSQAVVINPRGRFIYVVGAEDKVSLKPIKVSYEYQGKAAITGVDAGERVVIEGKQNLRPGTKIRENKVAPAKPADAPKPESKPADKK; encoded by the coding sequence GTGACCAAACCTCCAACCTTTATTGCCCGAGTCAAACAAACCATCATGGCCTGGGGTTGCCAACTGGTCACCCGACTCCAAAAAATCGACCTCAAACAATTTTTGGCATTTCTGGTCAAGCGCAAATGGTGGGTGCTGGCGATCCTGATATTAATTTATGCTGGTGATAAAGCCTACGATCATTTTTTTCCGCCCGAAAGTAAACGTGGTGGGCCACAAACGGTGGTTACCCTGGTCCTCGAGAAACAAGATATCCCCATCATCATTGAGTCGACCGGTACTGTTGTAGCAGCCAATATCGTGGATGTACGCCCACAAGTTAGCAACGTGGTGAAAGAGATTCACATTAAAGAAGGTCAAGAGGTCAAGAAGGGGCAACTACTGTTCACCCTAGACGATCGCAATGATCGCGCCAATTACGATAAAGCCAAAGCCGTAGCCGATGATGCACAACGTCAGTTGCAACGTGCTAAAGAGTTGGTCGCTCAAAACTTTATCTCCAAAGCAGGTTTAGATACTGCCGAGGCCAATGCCAAATCCACTGCTGCTACTGCGCGTGCTGCCGAAGTGCAACTCTCCTTTGACTACATTCGCGCACCGATTGATGGGCGTGCCGGGATTATTAATGTGTTCCCTGGCTCCTTAGTGGCGCCTGGCAATATTGTGACCACAGCTTCCAGCTCCACCGCGACCACTGCTTTGGGTGCGATGGTCACGATCACTCAGTTAGATCCCATCAATGTGCAATTTATCGTGGGTGAGGACAACATTCCCCTATTGATGCAAAGCGATCCTGCCAACTTGAAGGTATCGGTGACGGTAGGCGATAACCGCACCCAGGTCTACGAGGGTAAGGTCTTGGTCATCGACAATCAAGTGGATCCAGCAATTGGGGCGGTTCGCGTTAAGGCGCAAATTGCCAATGACAAACGCACTCTACTGCCTGGACAATTTGCTCGGGTCAAACTCGAAGCCAATACCTTAAAGGACGCCATTTTGGTTCCATCCCAAGCGGTGGTGATTAATCCGCGTGGGCGCTTTATCTATGTGGTGGGCGCTGAAGATAAGGTCAGCCTCAAACCCATTAAAGTGAGCTATGAGTATCAGGGCAAAGCCGCGATTACAGGTGTGGATGCTGGTGAGCGCGTGGTGATCGAAGGTAAACAGAATCTGCGCCCCGGCACCAAGATCCGAGAAAACAAAGTGGCACCTGCAAAGCCCGCTGACGCCCCCAAACCTGAATCCAAACCTGCTGACAAAAAATGA
- a CDS encoding efflux RND transporter permease subunit — MTLSELCIRRPVMTVLLSVVTVIAGAVAYTRIPVAALPSFNTPVISVSASLPGASPENMAASVALPLEKEFSTIDGISVISSTNFLGTTNITLEFNNDRDIDKAAVDVQAALLRAQRRLPIEMTVPPSYRKVNPADAPVLIIGMTSPSMDLSELNDYAENLISPTLSTINGVAQIIVYGIKRYAIRVQARPDSLAIHNLTMEDLSIAINKANSNTPVGVLEGPRQLLTIYANKQLVTASDFANLIIAQKNGLPIYLRDVADVVESYENVRTLSTTNGERSIALAIQRQPNANTVKVVDAVKAMIPQFEKQLPASIKLTLINDRSKSIREAIADVNFTLALTVALVVLVIFLFLKHLSATIIPSLSLPISLIGAFFLLYFMGYSLDNVSLLGITLAVGLVVDDSIVVLENIVRYVDQGMSPLKAALKGSREVGFTIVSISLSLVAVFIPLFFMEGPIGLLFREFAVVVSLAILVSAVVSLSLVPMLCSRYLPKPGQHAREYAINRHFDRWFSWTQKTYVHYLDRALANRQRVLWLAIATFVITIAMFIYTPKGFFPEEDIGQITATTEADQDISYKAMLELQDRAAEIVANDPNVASFVSILGGGLSAGSNTGRFFIVLKPRGDRESMTKVLEGLRAKFREVPGLQVFMRPIQNLQLGGRSSKSRYQFTLQSVGFEGVNEWSEKMLEKLRSDPLFRDVTSDSQLRGLNVQIDINREKAAQAGVTIADIRQALYNAFGQRQVSTIYTSVNTYYVILETAEDQRQFETDLGKVFVRGRSTNQLIPLSSLASFKRTIGPTAVNHQGQIPAVTLSFNLAPDVALGQATDAIEKYVKEIKLPSSIITSYGGDAKVFKGNQSGQFILIIAALAVIYILLGVLYESYIHPITILAGLPSAAIGALLSLWMFGMELTIIATIGILMLIGIVKKNAILMIDFALEAQRKQGMSPTEAIRSACILRFRPIMMTTLTAIVGALPIALGIGAGAELRQPLGVSVVGGLVLSQFVTLFITPVIYLYLDRYAGRGPLEIPPEDLQDT, encoded by the coding sequence ATGACGCTCTCTGAGCTTTGTATCCGACGGCCTGTGATGACCGTCCTGCTCTCAGTAGTGACGGTGATTGCTGGTGCAGTGGCATACACTCGCATTCCGGTCGCAGCCTTGCCCAGTTTTAATACGCCGGTGATCTCTGTATCAGCCTCCTTGCCAGGCGCCTCGCCAGAGAATATGGCAGCATCGGTTGCCCTGCCGCTCGAGAAAGAGTTCTCGACCATCGATGGTATTTCTGTGATTAGCTCGACCAATTTCTTGGGCACGACAAACATCACCCTTGAATTTAATAACGATCGTGACATTGATAAAGCCGCAGTCGATGTGCAGGCGGCATTGTTGCGCGCCCAACGCCGTTTACCAATCGAGATGACCGTGCCACCTTCCTATCGCAAGGTCAATCCTGCCGATGCACCGGTCCTCATCATCGGCATGACCTCGCCGTCAATGGATTTATCCGAGCTCAATGATTACGCGGAGAACCTGATTTCTCCAACGCTGTCGACGATTAATGGGGTGGCACAAATCATTGTGTATGGCATTAAGCGCTATGCCATTCGTGTTCAAGCGCGGCCTGACTCCTTGGCAATCCATAACCTCACGATGGAGGATCTGTCGATCGCCATCAATAAAGCGAACTCCAATACCCCGGTGGGTGTTTTAGAGGGTCCGCGCCAGCTCTTAACCATTTATGCCAACAAGCAATTGGTCACCGCCTCTGACTTTGCCAACCTCATCATTGCCCAGAAAAATGGTTTACCGATTTATCTGCGCGATGTTGCTGATGTGGTTGAGAGCTATGAGAACGTTCGCACCCTCTCCACCACCAATGGTGAGCGCTCGATTGCGCTTGCCATTCAGCGCCAGCCCAATGCCAATACGGTCAAGGTGGTGGATGCGGTCAAAGCGATGATCCCGCAGTTTGAGAAGCAACTCCCAGCATCGATCAAGCTCACACTGATCAATGATCGCTCTAAATCCATCCGCGAGGCAATTGCTGACGTCAACTTCACTCTGGCATTAACCGTGGCTTTGGTGGTGTTGGTGATATTCCTATTCCTCAAGCACCTCTCAGCCACCATCATTCCGTCCTTAAGCCTACCCATTTCACTGATTGGTGCCTTCTTCCTGCTCTACTTCATGGGCTATAGCTTAGATAACGTCTCGCTATTGGGCATTACGCTTGCCGTGGGCTTGGTGGTTGATGATTCCATTGTGGTGCTAGAGAACATCGTGCGTTATGTGGATCAAGGCATGAGTCCCCTCAAGGCTGCCCTCAAAGGAAGTCGTGAGGTTGGATTTACGATCGTCTCGATCTCCCTATCTTTAGTGGCGGTCTTTATTCCCCTCTTCTTTATGGAAGGTCCGATTGGACTCCTCTTTCGTGAGTTTGCCGTAGTCGTTTCACTCGCCATCTTGGTTTCTGCTGTGGTATCGCTATCTTTGGTACCAATGCTTTGCAGCCGTTACCTTCCAAAACCTGGCCAACATGCTCGCGAATATGCAATTAACCGTCACTTTGATCGGTGGTTTAGTTGGACCCAAAAGACCTATGTGCATTACTTGGATCGGGCTCTTGCAAATCGCCAGCGGGTGTTGTGGTTAGCCATCGCAACCTTTGTCATTACGATTGCGATGTTCATCTATACCCCGAAGGGATTTTTCCCGGAAGAGGATATTGGCCAGATCACGGCAACGACTGAAGCTGATCAAGATATCTCCTACAAGGCGATGCTGGAGTTGCAAGATCGTGCTGCTGAGATTGTGGCCAATGATCCCAATGTAGCAAGCTTTGTCTCAATTCTTGGCGGGGGTCTGAGTGCGGGTAGTAATACCGGGCGCTTCTTTATTGTGCTTAAGCCCCGCGGCGATCGTGAATCCATGACCAAGGTACTCGAGGGCTTGCGCGCGAAGTTTAGAGAGGTCCCCGGCCTACAAGTGTTCATGCGGCCGATTCAGAATCTGCAACTCGGGGGGCGATCTAGCAAGAGCCGCTATCAATTTACCTTGCAAAGCGTTGGCTTTGAAGGGGTGAATGAATGGTCTGAGAAGATGCTAGAGAAATTACGCAGCGATCCCCTTTTCCGAGATGTGACCTCGGACTCCCAACTACGTGGTCTGAATGTGCAAATTGATATTAATCGTGAGAAGGCGGCACAAGCAGGGGTGACGATTGCGGATATTCGTCAAGCCTTGTACAACGCCTTTGGGCAGCGCCAGGTCTCCACCATTTACACAAGCGTCAATACCTATTACGTCATCTTGGAGACCGCGGAAGATCAGAGGCAGTTTGAAACCGATCTTGGCAAAGTGTTTGTACGAGGGCGTTCAACCAATCAACTGATTCCGCTCTCGAGTCTTGCCAGCTTCAAACGCACCATTGGTCCGACTGCGGTCAATCATCAAGGCCAGATTCCGGCGGTAACTCTCTCGTTTAATCTGGCGCCCGATGTCGCCCTCGGGCAGGCTACCGATGCGATTGAGAAATACGTCAAAGAGATTAAGCTGCCTTCCTCCATCATTACGAGCTATGGGGGCGATGCGAAAGTGTTCAAAGGCAATCAGAGCGGGCAATTTATTCTGATCATTGCCGCACTCGCAGTGATCTATATCTTGCTCGGTGTTCTGTATGAGAGCTATATTCACCCAATCACCATTTTGGCTGGTCTGCCCTCCGCAGCCATCGGCGCCCTGCTCTCTTTATGGATGTTTGGGATGGAGCTCACCATTATTGCGACGATTGGTATTCTGATGCTCATCGGGATCGTCAAGAAAAACGCCATCCTGATGATCGATTTCGCCCTTGAGGCCCAGCGCAAACAGGGAATGAGTCCTACTGAAGCGATCCGTTCAGCCTGTATCTTGCGCTTTCGACCGATCATGATGACGACCCTCACTGCAATCGTGGGTGCCCTCCCAATTGCACTTGGTATTGGTGCTGGCGCTGAGTTACGTCAACCTCTGGGTGTTAGTGTGGTGGGTGGCTTGGTCCTTTCTCAGTTTGTGACCTTGTTCATTACTCCGGTCATTTATCTCTATCTGGATCGCTATGCTGGACGTGGCCCCCTTGAGATACCGCCAGAAGATCTTCAAGATACCTAA
- the dnaQ gene encoding DNA polymerase III subunit epsilon, translated as MRQIILDTETTGLNPATGDRIIEVGCIELINRRQTGKTLHHYINPERDIAEGAFAVHGLSREFLSDKPLFAQIVDELTEFIAGAEVIIHNAPFDLSFLNNEYALLKRPSFSELAAKITDTLVDARRMFPGKRNSLDALCERFAVSNEHRTLHGALLDAQLLAEVYLAMTRGQDDLTIDLIDYSVTGKDGLTKAPLPSDLIYFKASELDCAEHEKVLQAIEKASKKTPIWGL; from the coding sequence ATGCGTCAAATTATTCTGGATACCGAAACCACAGGCTTAAACCCGGCTACCGGTGATCGCATCATTGAGGTCGGTTGCATTGAGTTAATCAATCGCCGCCAGACCGGCAAGACCCTCCATCATTACATCAATCCCGAGCGCGATATCGCTGAGGGCGCATTTGCAGTACACGGCCTATCGCGCGAGTTTTTATCTGACAAACCCCTGTTTGCACAAATTGTGGATGAGCTCACTGAGTTCATTGCTGGGGCTGAGGTGATTATTCATAATGCGCCCTTTGATTTGTCATTTCTTAATAACGAGTACGCCCTACTCAAGCGCCCCAGCTTCTCGGAGCTTGCTGCCAAGATTACCGATACGCTAGTCGATGCGCGCCGTATGTTTCCAGGCAAACGCAATTCTTTGGATGCCTTGTGTGAACGTTTTGCAGTGAGTAATGAACACCGCACCCTGCATGGCGCCTTACTCGACGCCCAGCTCCTAGCCGAGGTTTATCTAGCCATGACCCGAGGTCAGGATGATCTCACCATTGATTTAATCGATTACAGCGTCACTGGGAAAGATGGCTTAACAAAGGCCCCGCTACCGAGCGACTTGATCTACTTCAAGGCGAGCGAACTCGATTGCGCCGAACATGAAAAGGTTTTACAGGCCATCGAGAAGGCCAGTAAAAAGACCCCGATTTGGGGTCTCTAG